Genomic DNA from Thermus amyloliquefaciens:
GAGGAACCCACCCCCGGAGAGGACGTGGTCCTCACCCTGGACCTGGACCTGCAGCGCGCGGCGGAAAGGGCCCTGGAGGAGGCCCTGGCCGATATCAATGCGGGCCGCAAGCTCCGCGGGCTTCCCCCCGCCACCCGGGTCAAGGGAGCCATCGTGGCCGTGAATCCCAAAACGGGGGAGGTCCTCGCCATGGCCAGCGCCCCCTCCTTTGACCCGAGCCTGTTTGCCAAACGGCCCGTGCCCCAAGAGGTCCAAGCCCTCCTCCAAGACCGGGACCTCCCCCTCCTGAACCGGGCGGTGCAACCCTATACCCCGGGCTCCACCTTCAAGCTGGCCACCAGCTACGCCCTTTTGGAAGAGGGCTACGTGAACCCCTCCACCACCTTCCGGTGCACCCCCTACCTCGTCTTTGGCGGCCAAGTGCGCCGCAACTGGGCAGGGCGGGACATGGGCCCCATGACGGTCAAGGAGGCCATCGCCTGGAGCTGCAACACCTGGTACTACCAGGCGGTGGCCCAGGACCCCCTGGGGGTGGTGGACCGCCTGGCGGCGAGGGCCCGCCTTCTGGGCCTAGGGGAGGCCACCGGCCTGGAAATCGCTGAACGCACGGGGCTTCTTCCCACCCGCGCTTGGAAGCGGGAGGCTTTAAAGGAGCCCTGGTACCCAGGGGAAACCCTTTCCCTGGCCATCGGGCAAGGGCCCCTCCTCGCCACCCCGGCCCAGGTGGCCCGCATGCTGGCCACCATAGCCAACGCCGGGCAGAAGCCCACCCTCCACCTGGTGAAACGCATCGGCCAAAGGGAGGTTAGACCCCAGCTCACACCGGTTCCCGGGCGTTTCTGGGCGGTGTTGCAGGAAGGTCTGCGCAAGACCGTGAAGGAGGGGACGGCCCGCCATGTGCTGGGGGACTTCCCCGTGCCCACGGGGGGCAAGACGGGAACCGCGGAAACCCCGGGGAAGCGGGCGGGCCTCGAGCACGCCTGGTACATGGGCTACGGCCCCGCTGAGCCCGGTTTTTCCTACCCTCCTTTGGTGGTGGTGGCCTTCTTTGAAAACGGGGGCGAGGGAAGCCGCGTGGCCCTCCCTGCGGTGCGCAAGGTGATGGCCGCCTACTGGCAGGTGGAGGAGGCCCAGGCCAGGTAAAATGGCCCCATGCGGCTTCGCGCCACCCCTAAAGCCCTAGCCCTGCGCCTGGACGGCGGGGAAACCCCGGAAGAACTCCGAAACCTGAGGTTGCCGGAGGGCCTTCCCCTCGAGGTGGAGGTGGCCGGGCCCGTGTCCGGTAGCCTTCTTCAGGCCCTCCTGGAGCTGGGCCGGCCCCTCACCCTGGTGCCCCCCAGGAAGCCCTCACCGGCCGGTACCCTGGTCCTAAGCAAAACCCTCCGCTCCGGCGAACGGGTGCAGCACCCGGGCACGGTGGTGGTCCTGGGGGACGTGAACCCGGGAGCCGAGGTGGTGGCGGGGGGGGACGTGATCGTGGTGGGCAAACTGCGGGGCCTGGCCCACGCGGGGGCGGGAGGCGACGAGGAGCGCTTCATCTTTGCCCTGGAGCTGGCTGCCAAGCAGGTGCGCATCGGCCCCCATCTGGCCCAGGCGCCGGAGGGCCTGGAGGCGCGGGGCCCCGAGATCGCCCGCGTCCAGGAGGGAACCATCGTGGTGGAGCCCGCTAGAAGGCGATAGTTCCCGTTTCCACCCCGTACCGCTTCAGCACGAGATAAATCACCCAACCCGATGCGGCCACATAGAGCCAGATGGGCACCAGCACCTTGGCCCAGCGCTTGTGGAGCACAAACTCCCCCCTGAAGGCCCGCCAGATCACGTAAAGGGCCAGCGGCCCGTTGACCGCCGCCAGCAGGGTATGGGTAAAGAGGAGGAGGTAGTAAGCCCCCCGCCAGGCCTCAGGCCCCCCGTAGGCGGTGGTGCCGTGAAGGGCCCACTTGGCCAGGTAAAAGACCAGGAAAAGAAGGGCCAGGGAGGTGGCCGTGAGCATGGCCCGGTGATGCCAGACCCTATTCCCCCTTCGGATCAGGGCCACCCCCACCACAAGCGCCAGCCCCGAGAGCACGATGCTCCACACCGCCAGCAAACCCAAAAGCTCCTTCACGTCCTCTCCTCCCCTAGCCGCTCGCCCAGAAGCCGCACGGGCTCCAGCCTTGCGGTGCGGGCGTAGCTGTAACCTTTCAAATAGTCTTCTTCCTGACCTAGAAGCTGGTAGAGCCTAAAGTAGGCCACGGCCAAAAGCCCATCCCGTTCCCGCCCAGGGGGGAGCCGGTGGAGAAGCCTGGCGATCTCGCGGAACCTGGGTACCTGGCCGGCCTCCAGAGGCGTCTCCCGCAGGGCCCGGGCCAGGTCCGTCAAGGTGCCGTGATCCCGCCTCATAACCCCAAGGAGTGTACCACGCCCGCCCCTAGGGAATGCGCCGGCTGGCACGGTTCCCGGCGGCATCCACCGCAAGCAGCACGGCCCCAGCGGGCACCTCCGCGGAAAAGGCCACCGTGGCCTCCTTGGGAAGGGAAAGGGGATCAAAACGGCCGCCCGTCTGTACCACCACCCAATCCACCAGGACGTTATCCTCCACCCGCCCGTAGACCCGGTACAGGTTACCCTCCCGCTCCAGCCGCTCCACCACGATGCGGGGTGGGGAGGCGTCCAGCACCAGGGAAACCCGCCGCTCCCCCCGTTCGCCCCGGGCATCCTCCGCCTCCAGGAGGAGTTCCACCCGTCCCGAGGTGGGGGCCTGCAGGCGGAAACGGAACCGGACCAGCCTCTTGCCCTCCTCCCCGGGAGGAAGCACCTCCTGCCCTCCCACCCTCACGCTCACCACCCCAGAGGGGTCAAAGGCGTAGCCCTCCGCGCTCAGCGTACGCCCCGGGGCCACCGCCCCGCCCAGGGGCTCC
This window encodes:
- a CDS encoding septum site-determining protein MinC gives rise to the protein MRLRATPKALALRLDGGETPEELRNLRLPEGLPLEVEVAGPVSGSLLQALLELGRPLTLVPPRKPSPAGTLVLSKTLRSGERVQHPGTVVVLGDVNPGAEVVAGGDVIVVGKLRGLAHAGAGGDEERFIFALELAAKQVRIGPHLAQAPEGLEARGPEIARVQEGTIVVEPARRR
- a CDS encoding DUF420 domain-containing protein yields the protein MKELLGLLAVWSIVLSGLALVVGVALIRRGNRVWHHRAMLTATSLALLFLVFYLAKWALHGTTAYGGPEAWRGAYYLLLFTHTLLAAVNGPLALYVIWRAFRGEFVLHKRWAKVLVPIWLYVAASGWVIYLVLKRYGVETGTIAF
- a CDS encoding penicillin-binding transpeptidase domain-containing protein, which codes for MTSRIYALMLFFLLAFGLLALRAWQLQVLEHEKYALRSQGNYLKTEGIPAPRGRILDRKGRVIAQDRLVVDLVYLGGEVAFAERLLPLLGLRELPKAQGATVLKAGVPEHLLPTLAEITAGQKNLKLVERIERAYPNPISGPVLGYVLQANAEQVKRGYSPEEQVGQAGLEAALEPYLRGKRGLKAVEVNVRGERLRETILEEPTPGEDVVLTLDLDLQRAAERALEEALADINAGRKLRGLPPATRVKGAIVAVNPKTGEVLAMASAPSFDPSLFAKRPVPQEVQALLQDRDLPLLNRAVQPYTPGSTFKLATSYALLEEGYVNPSTTFRCTPYLVFGGQVRRNWAGRDMGPMTVKEAIAWSCNTWYYQAVAQDPLGVVDRLAARARLLGLGEATGLEIAERTGLLPTRAWKREALKEPWYPGETLSLAIGQGPLLATPAQVARMLATIANAGQKPTLHLVKRIGQREVRPQLTPVPGRFWAVLQEGLRKTVKEGTARHVLGDFPVPTGGKTGTAETPGKRAGLEHAWYMGYGPAEPGFSYPPLVVVAFFENGGEGSRVALPAVRKVMAAYWQVEEAQAR